The following nucleotide sequence is from Pedobacter sp. PACM 27299.
CGCTCGGCATTTGGGCTGTTTGTCTGGTTGAGCACATAGTTACGGCCAATCGTCCTGGTCTTGAAATTGCGGGAATTTAAAATATTAGTACCATCCAGAACCAGGCTCGCCTTGTCTTTCCACAGATTTTTACTGATCCCCAGGTCTAAAGAATGGACTGCCACTGTTCTGCTTTGTGCATTTCTTTCTGCGCTGCTATAATTATAGCGTCCCTGGAAACTGACCCGCAGCGGTAATTTCAGCTGTGCAGAAAAACGAGCGGTCAGCGTTTCGCCAGAAAAATTGAAGTCTTGATCCTGATAAAATCCCCGCTGTTTGAAAGCATAATAGTTAAACTCTGCATTGACCTGCAATAGTTTTACAGGCTGATAAAGGATGGAAAGTTCCATTCCCCGACGCTGTTCCTGATCGATGTTAATGGGGCTGCTCAGGAAAATATTTCCTTGCTGTACATAGGTATAGTCCTGTATTGGATGCAGAAGATATTGATAGTACAGCGAGGGGTTCAACGTGACTTTCCCCCAGTTCTGTAAAAATCCCAATTCAAAAACGTCCGCATAGGAAGGATTTAATGCAGGATTTCCCCGGTATTGTGCATTAAAATCAGTGATTTCATTAAATGGATATAAAAGGTATAAAGATGGTCGGTTGATGCGTTTGCTGTAACTCAATTGCAAACTTGTGCTTTCTTTCAGCTGATAGCCCAAATGGACCGTTGGAAACAATCGCGTGTAATCTTTCCGACGATCGTAACCGCGCTCTGCATCCGATATGCGAACCTTGGTCAACTCCGTACGTAAACCCAATAAGTAAGAAAACTGCTTCCATTTACTGCTGAATTGTACATATCCACTGCCAATCAATTCTTTGTAATCTAGCTTGTTGTCGATCTGGTCAAGGATTTCCCAATCATTTCCTGTTTGCTGCTCCGCTTTATAATCACTGCTGACCTCCCTGTTTTCTAATTTTAATCCGAATTCAAAAGTCGCATTCAGATCAACAGGCTGCACAAAATCCGTCTGTAAAAGGAAATCTTTGCTGGCACCTGCCGAAGATGTTCTGATGCCAGGCAATAAAGCAGCTGTTGGCGCAGTCCTGCTGGTATTCAGGTTCCAATCCTTCTCACTGTTCCAGAAATCATACTGCAAATCTACACTGAACTTTTTCTTTGGCGCTTTGAAAGTTCTTGTGTAATTGAATTCCAATTGGTTATACGCTCTTTTCTCCCAGGATTCTCCCTGCCGGATTAAAGTGCTGTCTAAGGAATAATTATAGTTTAAAGCGGTCTTGTCATGGTCCTTAGTGGCATTTTTGAAGAAAGCAGCCGTGATGGTGTTTTGATCACTGATCAAATAATCAGCACCTAGGTAGAGGAGTTTCCCATCATCGTGCCGGTTTTCCTTTTTAAATTGCCGGTAGCTTGCCGGACTCGTTCCCTCGCGGTCAAGCAATTGCTCGGACTGGTATTTGCCAACATAATCGGTACTGCGGATGCCAAAAGTCGAAAATAAGTTGATTTTATCAGATTTGTAGTTCAGACTTGGGTTTAGCCTGGTGTCATTAGGAAGGCCGCCAACCAATTTCAGCTGGCCTGTAAATCCCGCTTTATTGTTTTTCTTAAGGATGATGTTGATGATACCAGCCGCACCAGCCGCATCGTAACGGGCAGAAGGATTACTGATGACTTCTACCCGTTCAATATGCCCGGCAGGAATCTGGTCCAATGCATTGCTTTGAGTTAATCCTGTTTTACGGCCATTTAAAAGAATGAGTACATTACTGTTCCCCCTTAAACTAACCGAGCCTGTAGGGCTAACGGCAACGGAAGGAAGGTTGTTGAGCAGGTCGTTGGCAGAACCATTTTGTGATAAAATGTCTCTTCCAACCACAAATATCTTTTTGTCCAACTTCAAGCTCAGGCCTGGTTTATCGGCCGTAATAGCCACTTCATTCAGGATTTTAGCGGTACTGTCTGTTCGCTGTTTTTCAGTGCTGCGCTCCTGTGCGCCTGCACTTAAGCAACAGCTCAGGGATAAAAGGAGAAATATCAGTAGTTTCATGTTCGGTTTATTTATTGACCACAAGATTAGGGAGCCGGATAATTTATTTCCCGGTAAAACGTGTCAACTGCTCTATATCCTTTTGAATGACATTTTTCTCCCTTATATTCCACCTAACTTTACCTTATGAACCGGCTCGTATTATTAACACTTCTGTTACTCTCTTTTTCTTCCTGTAAAACAGCAGAGGAAGCAGGCATTACCGATCCGGTTTATCAGGTAGGTGACGACCAGGAATGGGCTTTTCCAACTCATGACGACCACAAATGGTCAAAAAACAGAACCGCTGTCCAGGATCGTATTTATTGGGTGCGTGCCCATGTCGAATTGCTTAAAGGCTTAGGGACCGATGGACATCTGGGTTTGAAAGTCAATGCTTTTGGCGCGTTTGAAGTGTATTGGGATGGACAGCGGATCGGTCAAAATGGAATATTGCAGCAATTGGGGCAAAAAGAAGTCCCTGGGACAGAGACTAGCTGTTTCATGATCCCCGATGCGCTCGCAGGAAAGGGGAAGCATTTGCTGGCCATCAGGGCCTCACAAGCTTATTTAAGCGACGACTTGCGGGATGTCATTCTCTCGGTAGGGAACTACGATCAGCTTATTAAAAGACCAATCATCATCGCCTCGTTTATGAATATCACTGCTGGTGTATTTCTGATCGCTGCGGTATATTACTTCTTTATCTTCATCAACAGCAGAAAAAAAGACAAGGCAGTACTTATATTTTGTATCACTTGTTTCATTTTCTTTATCCTCCAGGTTACGGAATACATAAAAGTTTACATCACCATTCCTTACGACCATTTTTACCTGCGGCTTAAGATGATTGGCTTCCTTACTTTCGTGATCGCCTTACTGATTCCACTATACTTTAGCATTCAGTTTCAGTTCAAAAGAAAAGGTTTAGTTCTTGGAATATTAGGCCTTTCGCTGCTGCTGATCTTTAACCATAATTATGGCCATTACGATCTGACATCATGGTATTTTGGTTGTGCAATGTGGTTTGCAGCCCTGCTTATTGTTGGAAATGCGATGCTGCAAAAAGAAAAAGGAGCTGGTATTGTGATGACCGGACTGTTGGCCTCGGCCTTGATAGATTATTTCCTGTATTATGATTTTAGTTTATATATCAGCTTCAATATTATCATTTTGTGTATGTTATACCTGCATACCATTAGATCCAGGGATGCAGAACTAGAATATCAATCTGCTTTATTACTTTCCGCCAGACTGCAGACCGAGTTACTCAAGAAGAACATCCAGCCACATTTTATTAAAAACACGCTGACCTCCCTGATCGATTGGATAGAGGAATCGCCAAAACAAGGGGTAGTCTTTATTCAGGCCCTTTCAGCCGAATTTGACCTGCTGAATGAAATGGCTGAAGAGACTTTAATCCCTATTCAAAAAGAAATAGAACTCTGTAAAGTCCACTTGAAAGTGATGCAATTTAGAAAAGAATTGAAGTACTACTGGAGTGACTCAGGTGTGGAGGCCTCAGAGCTGATTCCGCCAGCCATCTTACATACCCTATTGGAGAATGGGATCACACACAGCAAACCTTTAGCCGATGGAAGTATCCGTTTTCATTTGAGCTTTATCAGGTATCCCGAATTTAAACAATACACCCTGTTGACAATGGCCGAAAATCGGGAAATGAAATATGGTAAGGAGAGGGGGACTGGTTTTAAATATATTAAAGCAAGGCTGAGGGAGAGTTACGGAGCGCATTGGACTTTTACTTCTGAGGCCAGTCCGGAAGGTTGGATGACCACCATTAAAATTAATAAATGAAGATCCTAAGCTAAATAATGAGAATACTAATTATAGAAGATGAAAACAGAATCGCCGGTAGAATTGAACGGATGACCCGCAGTTTCTTTGCGCAAAAACTGACGCGCCTCGATCGTTTTGAATCTGTCGCTGAAGGCTTGGCTTTTTTAGCGGATCATGAGATTGATGTTTTACTGCTAGACCTTAATTTAAACGGAGAAGATGGTTTTTTAATCCTGCAATCACTGCTGTCGAGGTCTTTTCACACGATTGTGGTTTCTGCCCATACCGAAAAAGCGATTACTGCATTTGAATATGGTGTGCTTGATTTTGTAGCTAAACCATTTGATGAAAGTAGGTTAATCCAGGCTTTTTTACGGATTTCGAGCCCTGAGCATCAGACAGGAAAGGGGCTAAGGTTTCTGGCGGTAAAAAAAGGAGGGCTGATCTCTATGGTGGAAGTTCAGGACCTGATTTATATCAAAGGCGCTGGGATTTATGCTGAACTTCATTTGAGAAATGGTAAGCTGGAACTTCATGATAAGTCCTTAGAAAAGTTAGAACAGCTGCTTCCAGAGACATTCGAACGGGTGCACAAATCATATATCGTAGCGATCGACCAATGTGAAAAGATCAGGGTCAATTCAGGAAGTAAATATGAACTGCTGCTGAAAAACGGAGAACTGATCCCTATCGGTAGAACCCGCTATGCGCAATTGAAAGGAAAACTGTTTGTGTAAAATCCTTCATCTTTAGGTCAAATTAAGGGTTTTATACAAACAGTTTTAAGCAGTAATGGCTACTGATGATCGTTTAGTCGTAAGCCAGCCTATATTTAAAGCCAATCTTTAAACCGGGAATCGTCTTGTGCACATCTTCGGAATTCTTATAGTTTTCCTGTACAAGAAACAAGCTTGGCGCGGTAGAAAAAGAGATTTCTTTACTCAGCGTATACTCCACTTCAGTGGAAATCGCCTGTGAAAAATAACTGGAAGTATTGCCGTTCAGCGTACCTAACCATCGGCCATTGTAATGGGCTTCAAACCTGAATTTATCTGACACATTGATTTCCGCATTCGCGTTATAGCCGCCGCCAGCCCCGTAATCGTAAAACCTATTGTTGTAAATTCCCTTCTCTCCAAAAGCGCCAACCAATATCGGGCCCATACCAATTGATGTCTTTACTTTAGTGCTGCTGCTGAGCCCAAACTCTGAAAACAGGTTCAGGTTGATGCTTTGTCCACCAAATAAAAAGCTTTGGTTGTTGATATAGTCATAATTGGAAGTGATAGACATCAGGTGTCTGTTCCGACTATTTGTACTTAAAAGCCAGCCATTCACTGCACCTACAATATTTACAGAATTTACAAAAGAACTGTCGTCCTGCCCAACTTCTGCATTGAAAGTGAAACTCCCAAATGGAGTTTTATAGTTTTCAAAAGGATTTCCATAGATCAGTTTTAAACGTCCATATACGCCAAAATTGGCCTGATCATCTCTCATATTCATCTTTCTGATCCCGCTTTCTGCCTCCAGCAGCAGTACCGTGGAGTCTAATTTCTCCGATAGTCCGGGAACTTTTCCCCATTCTCCATCTGCAATTCTCCTGAACCCATTGGTCGGATTGATCACCAGACTGATAGTTTCATTAATATATCTTCTGAAACCTCTCCTTCGGGTCTGCAGTATTTTTTTCGTCAATCGATGAACAGATTCACCAATGGTAATCCCGCCGAAAGTAGTATTGATGATGTCATTCTTTGAAGGGGCCTGGTTTTCACCGGCAGTTTCCCAAATGTAACTGCCCACTAATGCCGCAGGGGCGGATTGCCAGAAAGTAAAGCCATTGGTACGGAAAGAGTTAAAGAACACACTTCCATGGTAGGGGTGGTCGATCTGATTGGTAGGAAAAGCATCGTCATCCCAAGCCCAGCTGGATAGCTTTAAATTGTGTCCAATAGTTTTCAAACTAATGTTCGAAAACTCGGCATGAGTAATAAATTTACTATAAGACCAGGGCACCAGTTCTGCTAATACCAGTGATGTTG
It contains:
- a CDS encoding LytR/AlgR family response regulator transcription factor, which gives rise to MRILIIEDENRIAGRIERMTRSFFAQKLTRLDRFESVAEGLAFLADHEIDVLLLDLNLNGEDGFLILQSLLSRSFHTIVVSAHTEKAITAFEYGVLDFVAKPFDESRLIQAFLRISSPEHQTGKGLRFLAVKKGGLISMVEVQDLIYIKGAGIYAELHLRNGKLELHDKSLEKLEQLLPETFERVHKSYIVAIDQCEKIRVNSGSKYELLLKNGELIPIGRTRYAQLKGKLFV
- a CDS encoding histidine kinase — translated: MNRLVLLTLLLLSFSSCKTAEEAGITDPVYQVGDDQEWAFPTHDDHKWSKNRTAVQDRIYWVRAHVELLKGLGTDGHLGLKVNAFGAFEVYWDGQRIGQNGILQQLGQKEVPGTETSCFMIPDALAGKGKHLLAIRASQAYLSDDLRDVILSVGNYDQLIKRPIIIASFMNITAGVFLIAAVYYFFIFINSRKKDKAVLIFCITCFIFFILQVTEYIKVYITIPYDHFYLRLKMIGFLTFVIALLIPLYFSIQFQFKRKGLVLGILGLSLLLIFNHNYGHYDLTSWYFGCAMWFAALLIVGNAMLQKEKGAGIVMTGLLASALIDYFLYYDFSLYISFNIIILCMLYLHTIRSRDAELEYQSALLLSARLQTELLKKNIQPHFIKNTLTSLIDWIEESPKQGVVFIQALSAEFDLLNEMAEETLIPIQKEIELCKVHLKVMQFRKELKYYWSDSGVEASELIPPAILHTLLENGITHSKPLADGSIRFHLSFIRYPEFKQYTLLTMAENREMKYGKERGTGFKYIKARLRESYGAHWTFTSEASPEGWMTTIKINK
- a CDS encoding DUF3943 domain-containing protein, producing the protein MSIISGFRTTLPLLFLSITIPVYAQSPSQSIEADSLASPIVEIPVKKRFARAATSLVLAELVPWSYSKFITHAEFSNISLKTIGHNLKLSSWAWDDDAFPTNQIDHPYHGSVFFNSFRTNGFTFWQSAPAALVGSYIWETAGENQAPSKNDIINTTFGGITIGESVHRLTKKILQTRRRGFRRYINETISLVINPTNGFRRIADGEWGKVPGLSEKLDSTVLLLEAESGIRKMNMRDDQANFGVYGRLKLIYGNPFENYKTPFGSFTFNAEVGQDDSSFVNSVNIVGAVNGWLLSTNSRNRHLMSITSNYDYINNQSFLFGGQSINLNLFSEFGLSSSTKVKTSIGMGPILVGAFGEKGIYNNRFYDYGAGGGYNANAEINVSDKFRFEAHYNGRWLGTLNGNTSSYFSQAISTEVEYTLSKEISFSTAPSLFLVQENYKNSEDVHKTIPGLKIGFKYRLAYD
- a CDS encoding outer membrane beta-barrel family protein, translated to MKLLIFLLLSLSCCLSAGAQERSTEKQRTDSTAKILNEVAITADKPGLSLKLDKKIFVVGRDILSQNGSANDLLNNLPSVAVSPTGSVSLRGNSNVLILLNGRKTGLTQSNALDQIPAGHIERVEVISNPSARYDAAGAAGIINIILKKNNKAGFTGQLKLVGGLPNDTRLNPSLNYKSDKINLFSTFGIRSTDYVGKYQSEQLLDREGTSPASYRQFKKENRHDDGKLLYLGADYLISDQNTITAAFFKNATKDHDKTALNYNYSLDSTLIRQGESWEKRAYNQLEFNYTRTFKAPKKKFSVDLQYDFWNSEKDWNLNTSRTAPTAALLPGIRTSSAGASKDFLLQTDFVQPVDLNATFEFGLKLENREVSSDYKAEQQTGNDWEILDQIDNKLDYKELIGSGYVQFSSKWKQFSYLLGLRTELTKVRISDAERGYDRRKDYTRLFPTVHLGYQLKESTSLQLSYSKRINRPSLYLLYPFNEITDFNAQYRGNPALNPSYADVFELGFLQNWGKVTLNPSLYYQYLLHPIQDYTYVQQGNIFLSSPINIDQEQRRGMELSILYQPVKLLQVNAEFNYYAFKQRGFYQDQDFNFSGETLTARFSAQLKLPLRVSFQGRYNYSSAERNAQSRTVAVHSLDLGISKNLWKDKASLVLDGTNILNSRNFKTRTIGRNYVLNQTNSPNAERYRLSFVYKFNNKEGQTVRQAKSGNRN